A segment of the Odoribacter splanchnicus DSM 20712 genome:
GAGTCACCGGTGGGTTGTTCAGACACATCTTCAAGGAATCACCGGCTTCTACATAAGGTAACGGCCATATCCGCATATTCATCGTATCCCGGGCGATACAAGCCCCGTTCCGGTAATGATACACCAATCCGATATCTTTTTGCGCATAGGGATCGAAGCCCGGATAAAAATAACTATTTCCCCGCTCGGTATACAACACTTCAGCCGCTTCGGGAATTGCAGGATCTTTCAACGTCCACCAGCCCCCTTCCGGCTGTGCACGAAGAATCCGGGCCTCTGCCAGTTCACAGATCGTATCATCCGGCAATGGGATCACAGGAATAAATTTATCGACCTTCACCTGAAAAACAGCCTGTCCCGGTGTTTTACAACGATTTTTATATGCTGCGACTACGGTATAATCACAGGTTTTGAAATCGATATCCGGATAATAAGATTTTAAATCCGTTCCATTCACCAGTGTATATCCCTCGGAAGCATAACCTTGATTCGCAGTGATCGTCCAATGTACCTGTTGTATTTTGTCGTTCCGCTGATCGACTTCTACCCGCTCTCTCCCGATAAAATGAAAAGGTTCACACTGATCTGCAATATCCCCGATCCTGACCCGGGGAATGGCAAATGCCTTGATCCGGAATACCGAATCGTCGTCGTGATGACAACCGTTGGAAACCGCTAACCGTACATCGTAGTCTCCCGGCTCCGAGAACAAAAGTTTCGGAGATTTACTGTTCGTATCCCCCTCGGCAAAACTTACCCCCTGCTGAGGTGTAACCGTCCAGGTATAAGCCAGGGAATCCCCCTCCGAAAGATTATTCAGGGTAATCACAAACGGATCGGGATCATCCGTACAACCGACAGAATCTTTACCTACAGAAAAGCTAGCCTGCTGTTCGGTCCTGAGCACATTGACTTCGGTCAGAAACTCCTGTTTTCCCGCATCCGCACATTTCGAAAAAACCTCGAGTTTAAGCTCATAATGCCCATTATCATTGAATAATATCCCCGGGAAATCGGTATTTTCCCGATCTCCGCTCCTCCAGGACCATCCCACTTCCGGAGTAATGGTCCATTTCGAAGTAAGGGCTGAATTCCGGGTATCCACCCATTTCAGATAATCGGACATTTCCACGGGAATACCGTCTCCGGCACAGACCCGTTTCATATATGATGTCAATTCGATATCGGGGATACCATGCACCACCACCCTGAACTCTTTTGTCACAGGCGATTTACACGTACTACGGGTAACTACTTTCACCCGGTATTCCCCATATTTTGTAAACCGGATCGAAGGAGCCTTCTGTCTGCTTCCCACAGCCGGATCGATAACCTGGCCGTCCTGCATATATTCATATCCCTGCTCTACGTCGCTAACCACCTCCCATTCCCAGCTGAGCGCACCGGCTTCTTCCTGCATTGTATTTTCAAAAACGACAATTTCCTGCTCACAAATATCGGCAACCGAAGGATTTCCCGCAACAGGTGTTTTTATGACAATATCCCCGTAAACATCCGGATCATAAATATGGTATACCGCCTCAGCCATCGGATCGGTAGCCGGACATCCCGCATGAGGTAAAGTTGCTTTCACCGTATAATATCCGGGACGTTTAAATTCCACCCGAGGAATCAGACTCGTCAACCCCTCCGCACCCAGTTCATAATCTCCCGGCTGGTCCGTGCCGTCCTGCCGATAAATCTGCCAGGTTACCTGTGGGGTATTATTATACCATACAAACGTAGTATCACCCGAAAGGACAAAACCGGCAGGACAAGAAACCGTATCTTCCAATACTACTTCCGGATTTTTTTTCACCCGGATTCGTAAAGTCCGCGACACGGTATCACAAAATCCGAAAACCGTACCGGTTACTTCATAGGTTCCCCATTTCTTAAAAGTGATCGGAGCAACCTTTTCCGTATTCCCCTTTAGAAACTCACAATCCTCTGCCGTCCCCCCCTGAGGTTCCCCTGTCTCCGGGATAGTCACTTCCCAGTTATAAGCCAGCTCTAAACTTTCAGGATCCTTTTCCGATGCCGAATTGGTAAAGATAAGCATCCCACCTTCGCATACTTCATCCCGGTTGTCCTTCTCTTTGACAGTAACATCCAAACCTGAAATCCGGACCTTCAATTCTCCGGTCAATTCTTTCCGGGTCAAAATACCTCCATGCTCATCCTTTTCCGGACACCCCACCTCCGGCAAAGTGACCTTATAGGTATATTTTCCCGATTCCTGAAAATGAATCTTCGGCTCCGGCGAATCGGACGAAGTTCCGTCCACAAAGTCCACTCTATCCGGAGTAAACTCCCAATGTGCTTCGGGCACATGATTATACCATTCGTAAAAAATACACAACTCCGTATTCAATACATCCCAGGGACAGATTTCTGTCGGAAAATCGGCCAAGAAAATAGTCGGATCTTTCCTGACATGTACCCGGAAAGAAATGCGTTTCGAGTTACAAGGGACAGACAACGAGTCGGTCACTTCAAAGTCTCCATACCCATTGAACCTGATCCGAGGTCCGGCAGAAGTCGGAGAACCGGCCAGGTATTCAACATTCCAGGCCGGATCGTATAATTCTGTCGTAATCGGCTTAACCGTCCAAAAATGTTCTAATCCCTCTCCGTTGGAATGATTCTCAAAACTAACCGTTTCGCCGTCACAAATCGAGATGTTGTCTCCGACAGGGGCAGGTGTCGGAACAATATTGTCGGTAATCGCAGGATCATCGATTTTCAACTCTTTATGGATCGTCAACTTGGAGGGATCACCACAAAGCACACCGCCTACCGAAGCTCCTTTCAAAGTCAAGGAAACCTCATAGGTTGCACCAGCCTGCAAATAAACCTGCGGATATTCTTTATCCGCCTCATAACCGGGTAAAAAATCTACCGTACCGGTCATTCCTGCCTTAGGTTCGATTTTCCAGACTGCTTCTTTCGGGTTTCCATTCCAATAGAGACGGAAATAATTCTCCAAATTCACCAAAGCTTTCCCCGTAGCAAGATCAGGACATAAAGACACCGGCCAGGTAACCTCCACAATCTCGGGATCCTTCCGTACGATAATAGTCGTATCTTTTACATTTTGAGGACATTCGTTTGTCAAAGTCAGTGCAACCACGTATTCCCCGTAGCCGTTGAACTGAATGACCGGATTCTCCGACTTCTCGCTAGTGCCGTTTATAAAAACAAAATCATTTGTCTGCCTACCGGTAACATTCCAATAATACTGTGGATTTTCCCCTTTAGAATGGTCGGTAAATACAACACTTTCGCCCGAACAGACGGTATCCCTATCGACTGTAAAACCGACTTCCGGCGATTGTATCACACTGATCACTTTTACGATTGTATCGTTGGAACATTCCAGCCCCCCTGTAGAAGCGATCAAGCGTACTTCATATTCTCCCGGCGTATCGAATATCACCTGAGGATATTTTTCGAACACAGAAGGTTTATCTCCAAATTTCCAGATATATTCTGCTATTGTATTACAGTAAACATCCCGTCCTTCAATCGTACGGTTTATTACCTGAACAGGATAACCGGTACACCCCGGGGCTACGAAATCAAAAGCCGCTTCCGGGGGAATAACCACGGCCGTTGTCACGGTCGTCTGTAAAGGTAACATGTAGTCCGAACACTCGTTCCGAGCCTCCAATTCCACCGTTATCGGGCAATTATCGGTCTGAAAAGTATGTTTCACCGATCCCATTGTTTTCATCATCTCTGCCTGTGTTAAAGTCGTATCACGCCCATCTCCGAAATTCACGACATAAACGGTACCGGAAGTCTGTTTATCATAATCGATAATTTTTATTTCAGACTCCATACCGTAACAAGTACCTTTTTCATTCACTTTCAATGCGACATCCGGCTTATTCAGCCGAAGTACATCATAGTTTTTTTCGAGTACTTTATTGCCATCCGATGAAGTCCAGGAAAATTTCAGTTTAAACACTTTGAATTCCCTATAAACATGCTCCATCGTCTCTTCGGTTCCCCATTCTTCGACAGCAGAGCCATCTCCCCAATCTACTTTAAAAGTTCCTTTTTTGAAGCCCTCATGCACACATTGATTGTAAACCGTCAACTTTTGTCCGTTCACAGCATCTCCATTACACAACTTAAACCCGCCGGGATCGACCAATTTCAAATCGTCCTGAGTCTGGGCATAACCACCTACTGCCGAGCACAAAACAGTAAGTAGTAAAGCTAAGCGGTATATCCCTTTTCTGCATTTTTTCTGATTTTTCATATCTGATCCTTTTTATTCGCCTGTGATCGGCGGATTTTAAAAATGAAAAGCCTTATTCTTCCGTTTCATTCTGGCTCTCTTACTATTGTTCGGCGAATTATCGAAACGCTGGATGCAACGTTTGGGAACTATCCTGTAATACCAATGCAACGATAAAGAATGACTGGTATTTTGATACATCGTCCCTTGATGGGTCGGGACTTCACAGGTATAACCGATCTTCCATCCGGAATCACGTCCTCCCGGAATATTCACTCCTAAATGTACTAACAAGGTACCTACCTGCAATCCTTCGAATTGATCCCCCCGGACCCCCAGACCGATCAGTCCGAAACGCTCTTCCTCCCAGCAAACTCCGAATTGTAAATTCCGCATAACCGACTGCACATCGATCATTACGTACGGAGAAAGCACTGTATTGATCTGATTCCCTAAAGCAAAAGGATGTGCATACGAAACATATCCCGAATACCGGCGATTCAACAGATTTTCTTCGGAAGAAGCAGACCCGTGTTCGGATAAAAACGACTGAGTGGATTCTATGATATGATATACAGAAAACCCATACTCCAAACTAGCCACCCCATGCCAGGCCACATTGAAATCGGTCTGACCGTAAATACCGGCGGCCATATCGAATATCGTCACTTTATCGGCATAAAAACTCATCAACTCAGGGGAGATATCCAAAATCTGACCGTAAAAAGGATCGAACTGATCTCCCAGTGTCAACTTCGAGGGATCCACGCTTTTACAATATAGGCTAGGTTGCAGACCGACCTGCAACACCGTAGAACGTGACAGTTTCACCCGGGCCGACAAGGCGGCAGCAAACAGCTGGGTCACATACATCACCGAACTTTCCTGATCGCGTTGATAAAACAGAGAGAGACCTCCCAAGCCGAAAGTCCTTTTCTCCTGAAAGGCATAATCTGCCGAAACAAAATAAGACCTGAAATCCAACGGCTTACTCCAATATGACCGTTGCATACCGATATTCACACCCGCTAATCCATCAAAACCTGAATAGGCCGGATTATTAAAAGATTTCCACATAAATGGATGAGATACCTTCGTATCCTGCGCCTGTAAACGGACAGACACCACCAGTAACAAAAATGTCACCGATATTATTAATCGAATACCCACACACATTAATTTTTCATGAATAATGAATCGTGACAAATTTAGCTTTTTTACAACTCCTTTCAAATTAATCACTTTAATTTATTCCTTTGTAAAAAAAACAAAAAATCATTTTTTTTCTGATGAAATTTTGTCACTTTCAAAAAAAGCCATATCTTTGCATCGCTTTTGAGAAATATTCCTTAGTAGCTCAGTTGGTTAGAGCGGCGGACTGTTAATCCGTAGGTCGTAGGTTCAAGTCCTACCTGAGGAGCGGAGTTCTTTACTTCAAAAGTGATTCCTTAGTAGCTCAGTTGGTTAGAGCGGCGGACTGTTAATCCGTAGGTCGTAGGTTCAAGTCCTACCTGAGGAGCAAAAAGCCACTATTAAGGTGGCTTTTTTAGTTTTTTCCGAAAATGGGACGAAAGGTCCGTCCCGGCGTTCCTTTTTCAAACTTTTGAAACCCTTGTAACCCTTATAACTGCTGAAATTCTTTCCCCTCTTTCCATTTTATCCATTGTTCCCGCTTTTACATATTTTAACCCCCTAATTCCTTACAATTGTTTATATTTGGTGCGTTATTGTTAATTGTGCGCATCTTCGAATTATTAAACAAGTTTTAAAGTAATGCCAGAAATTACATTAGAAGAATACGAACTGATGAATCGTATTCTCTCAGATACTCGCACTGGATGGTGGAAAGCAGATTACCGACTCCAGACCTATTTTTTTTCAAAACAGATAATGGAATTGACTGGTTTACCATCCGATCGATTGTCTTTTGCAGATTTTCTGAACAGGATCCGTACCGATTTCCGTTTCCGGATCGGTGAAGAAATCGCAACTTTAGAACAACCTTACGTCTACGATATGACCTTCCCGATTCTTTGCCCGAAAGGAGAAATTTGGATTCATATCAAAAAACTTCATCAGGAAAAAAATGCGCATGGCGATTCTATTATCACAGGCTCGATACAGATCGTCGATAGTCCGGAAACGACCAAATCCGAGCAAGCAGCTGCATTAAGGATAAATAATCTCTTGTATCAGCTCAATAATATTTCATATACCTTACTGTCTTTTCTGCAAAACAACAATACATCCGAAATCATTAATAAAATCTTGCAGGATATTCTTCAGGTATTCAAGGCAGGACGGGCATATATCATCGAATACGATTCCGAAATCAAAACACAGACTTGTACTTTTGAAGTAGTAGATAACAATATAGAGAAGGAACAGACACTGATCACCGACCTGGCGACCACCGATAATGTCTGGTGGACCGAACAAATCATGTCGGGACATTCTATCGTCTTATCCACTCTGGACGACTTACCGGAAGAAGCTGCTTCCGAAAAAGAATTTTTAGCTTTACAATCGATAAAATCACTTATCGTCGTACCTCTGGTGTCTCCTCAGGGAGCTTGGGGATATGTAGGAATCGACGTGGTTGAAGATTTTCATCAGTGGAGCGATGAAGATTGTCAATGGTTTACTTCCCTGGTCAATATCATCAATATTTACATAGAGCTTCAAAAATCCCGGCAAGAGGCACAAACCGAAAGGGATTATCTGCAAAATCTATACAAACATATGCCATTGGGCTATCTACGTGCCCGGATTCTTTACGATCAACAACAAAATCCCGTAGACCTGTTGTTTACCGACGCCAATCTGGCTGCTAAAAAAATCACCGGAAAATCAAACTTCAACGGTCTTCGGGCCAGCTCGCTAGGCTTGGATTTTTCATCCAATCTCCTCCAATTAACAACACTGTCACCCAACAAGGATTATCTGGACGATACCCATTTTGTCAGCAGAATCAATAAATATTTTCATTTCATTTCCTACATGACCCGTCCCGACGAAGTCATCTATCTGTTTTCAGATATAACGGAAACTTTCAATACTCATCAGGCTTTGGACCGCAGTGAAAAAATTCTGCGTAATATTTACGACAATTTACCGGCCGGAATTGAACTTTACGACAAAAACGGTTTCCTGATAGACCTGAATACCAAAGATATGGAAATTTTCGGAATCGCTAACAAAGAGACGGTACTAGGAGTCAATTTGTTCGAAAATCCGAATCTTCCTTTACATATTATCGAAGCGTTGCGCCGTAAAGAAGCCATTACTTTCCGCATCAAATATCCTCTCTCTACAATCAAAAATTATTATTCATCGAAGAAAAACGGTCTTCTTGAAATATACACAACTGCAACAGAACTCTACGACTCTCAGGGAAATCTGATCAATTACCTGTTAATCAATATCGACAATACCGAAATCACACAAGTATATAGCCAACTGGCAGAATTCGAAAGTTCGTTCTCTATGGTCAGCAAATTCGGCAAAATCGGATATTGTAGATTCGACATCTGGACACGTACCGGCTATGGGATCCCTCAATGGTATTATAATCTGGGAGAAGAAGCAACGACGCCCCTCTCTGAAATCATCGGTGTATACAAACATGTACACCCTGAAGACCGGGATTATATCCTGAAGTCCATCCAGCAAATGAAAGCCGGAGTAATCGAAAGCTTTTTCAAAGACTTGAGAATCACCACTGCCGAAGGCAACAAATGGACGCGGATCAATGTAATCCGTAACACAATGAACGATGATCCCCAAAAGCTGGACATGATCTGTGTCAATTATGATGTCACCGAATTGAAAGAAACCGAACAACGCCTGATCGAAGCCAAAGAGCGGGCAGAAGAAAGTGATCGTTTGAAATCTGCTTTCCTCGCTAACATGAGCCATGAAATCCGGACACCCCTAAATGCAATCGTCGGTTTCTCCGATTTGTTGGCCGAGTCGGACGACCGGGAAGAACGTTTCGGTTATTTGAAGATTGTACAAGAAAATAATGAATTGTTACTACAATTGATTTCAGATATCCTCGATCTTTCTAAAATTGAAGCAGGGACTTTCAAATTTATCAACGACCGGGTAAATGTTTATCAACTCTGCAATGAGATTGTCCGGTCTTACAGTATCAAGATTAAAAATCATCAAGTCAAATTGATATTCGATGAACAATCCCCGGTTTATTACATAACCAGTGACAAAAACAGGGTGATTCAGGTACTCTCGAATTTCATCAACAATGCGCTGAAATTTACTTCACAAGGTACGATTACACTGGGATATGAACTCTTGCCGAATCATGAACTCAAACTCTATGTCTGTGATACCGGCCAAGGCATTGCCGAAGAAAAACAAAAAGTCATATTCGACCGTTTCGTCAAATTAAATACTTTCGTTCAAGGTACAGGTTTAGGATTATCGATTTGCAAAAGTCTGGTAAAACAAATGGGAGGACAAATCGGTGTAAACTCCAAAGAGGGCGAAGGGTCTTGCTTTTGGTTCACCCATCCGATCTCCTTGACTCAAACAGAGAAAAAACGGAATAATCCTGAAAATTAAAGATTTTTTGTAATTTTACCTGTTTTAGTAGGTGCAATAAGACTATATTTTTATATCTCATTTATAAACTTAAACAAAAGTATAATGTATTAAACTGATAAAAGAACAGTAATTACCCTCGATGCCGGAGGGACTAATTTTGTTTTCGGAGCTATCCGGGGCAATCAGGATGTGATCAAACCGATTTCTCTTCCTTCCAATTCACATGATTTGGGTCAATGCCTGGAAACGTTGGAAAGAGGATTTCGGGAAGTAATCAACGCTCTGGATGAAAAACCGGTAGCCATCAGCTTTGCTTTCCCCGGTCCGGCCGACTATCCCAACGGAATCATCGGCGGTTATCTGCCTAACTTCCCTTCTTTCCGGGATGGGGTTGCCCTCGGTCCTTTTTTGGAAGACAAATTCGGGATACCTGTATTTATCAACAACGACGCAGATTTATTTGCTTACGGGGAGGCACTTGCCGGAGCATTGCCCGAAATCAACTCCAAACTGGAACGTCTGAACAGTGCCAAACGCTATAAAAATTTATTGGGATATACCTGGGGAACCGGATTCGGATTCGGATTTACCGTCAACGGACAAATGCACATCGGAGATAACTCTTGTGTGGAGACTTTCTGCCTGAGAAATAAAAAATACCCCGACGTGATCTGTGAAGATGGTGTGGCGATCCATGCTTTAAAACGTGAATATGCCAAAAATTCCGGAGATACCGATCACAACCTCGAACCCAAAGATATGTTCGATATCGCAGAAGGGACCCGGGAGGGGAATCGGGAAGCCGTCCTAAAAACTTTTGAAGACTACGGAGAAATCGCCGGAGATGCTATGGCAACCGCAGCAACACTGATCGACGGCCTGATCGTCATCGGCGGCGGAATTACCGCAGCCCGTAAATATATCATGCCTGCTTTATTAAAAGAAATGAGGGGACAACTACAACGCATGAACGGTGAAACCATTAGCCGGCTTCAGTTTAAAGTATACGACCTGGATGATTTCAATGAATTCGTCGAATTTGCCAAAGGAGGGTCCCGCGAACTGAAAATATACGGAACCGATAAATCAGTAGTCTACGACCCTATGAAACGCATCGGTATCACCATCTCAAAACTGGGTGCCAGCCGTGCCATCTCACTCGGAGCATACGCCTTCGCTTTACAACAAATCGATAGACAGGAGTGAAGAGTTGAGAGAGTTAAAAGAGTTGCTGAGTTGCTGAGTTGCTGAGTTGCTGAGTTGCTGAGTTGCTGAGTTACTGAGTTACTGAGTTACTGAGTTATTGAGTTGAAAGAGATACTGAGTTGAAAAGAGTTGATGAATGACTAAATTGCCATGCTGTTGATCTGGGAAAATTTGTGAAAGGAAGGTAAATTTAAGTATTATTTGAATCATTCTGTTATTGGGATTAAATAATCGGTATCTAAAAAATTCTTCTGATCCAACCATCTATACCCCTTCAACTCTTTCAACTCTATAACTCAACAACTCAGTAACTCAGCAACTCAGCAACTCTTTTAACTCAACAACTCTCTTCCCCCTCCTTTTTAATTTTTACATTATCCAATCGGTATTCAAGTGCCTTCACCGATATCAGTAACTCACGGATAGAGATAGCGAGAGAAATCACCAACAAGAGTAAAGCCACTCCGAAGGTATATACAGCAACCAATTGCCATCCCACATAGATAAACAGCGTACAAACCACGCACAACAGCAAGCTGGATACTCCGAAAATTTGCATCGAGCGAGCCATATACAACCTTTTCCGCAAATTGTCGATCTGCCGTTGTGCCATAGGGGTCGGATTTTGTTCGTGTTCTGTTTTCAAGCTCCTGATCACCGATGCATAAGCCAAAAAACGATTCGTATAAGCCAACATAATCAACGAAATCGCCGAGAACAAAATCGAAGGTGTCGTCAGGGTCAGTTCTTCCATAAAATTTACGGTGAAAACAGGTAAAAACAGATAAAACGGGAAAACAGTTCTCTTGTTCCCGTTTTATCTATCGTTACCTTTTATAATGAATAATGCAATAACCATTTCCGTTCTTCAGGCCCATTACTACCGGCAGGATAGAAAGTTAACCCTTTGGCCGGATCTTTGGCCCATTCTTTCAGGATTGGATCGATAAAACGCCAGCTTAATTCCAGGGCATCCGTGCGGGTATACAAAGTAGAATCCCCTTGCATCGCATCCAGCAACA
Coding sequences within it:
- a CDS encoding PKD domain-containing protein, with the protein product MKNQKKCRKGIYRLALLLTVLCSAVGGYAQTQDDLKLVDPGGFKLCNGDAVNGQKLTVYNQCVHEGFKKGTFKVDWGDGSAVEEWGTEETMEHVYREFKVFKLKFSWTSSDGNKVLEKNYDVLRLNKPDVALKVNEKGTCYGMESEIKIIDYDKQTSGTVYVVNFGDGRDTTLTQAEMMKTMGSVKHTFQTDNCPITVELEARNECSDYMLPLQTTVTTAVVIPPEAAFDFVAPGCTGYPVQVINRTIEGRDVYCNTIAEYIWKFGDKPSVFEKYPQVIFDTPGEYEVRLIASTGGLECSNDTIVKVISVIQSPEVGFTVDRDTVCSGESVVFTDHSKGENPQYYWNVTGRQTNDFVFINGTSEKSENPVIQFNGYGEYVVALTLTNECPQNVKDTTIIVRKDPEIVEVTWPVSLCPDLATGKALVNLENYFRLYWNGNPKEAVWKIEPKAGMTGTVDFLPGYEADKEYPQVYLQAGATYEVSLTLKGASVGGVLCGDPSKLTIHKELKIDDPAITDNIVPTPAPVGDNISICDGETVSFENHSNGEGLEHFWTVKPITTELYDPAWNVEYLAGSPTSAGPRIRFNGYGDFEVTDSLSVPCNSKRISFRVHVRKDPTIFLADFPTEICPWDVLNTELCIFYEWYNHVPEAHWEFTPDRVDFVDGTSSDSPEPKIHFQESGKYTYKVTLPEVGCPEKDEHGGILTRKELTGELKVRISGLDVTVKEKDNRDEVCEGGMLIFTNSASEKDPESLELAYNWEVTIPETGEPQGGTAEDCEFLKGNTEKVAPITFKKWGTYEVTGTVFGFCDTVSRTLRIRVKKNPEVVLEDTVSCPAGFVLSGDTTFVWYNNTPQVTWQIYRQDGTDQPGDYELGAEGLTSLIPRVEFKRPGYYTVKATLPHAGCPATDPMAEAVYHIYDPDVYGDIVIKTPVAGNPSVADICEQEIVVFENTMQEEAGALSWEWEVVSDVEQGYEYMQDGQVIDPAVGSRQKAPSIRFTKYGEYRVKVVTRSTCKSPVTKEFRVVVHGIPDIELTSYMKRVCAGDGIPVEMSDYLKWVDTRNSALTSKWTITPEVGWSWRSGDRENTDFPGILFNDNGHYELKLEVFSKCADAGKQEFLTEVNVLRTEQQASFSVGKDSVGCTDDPDPFVITLNNLSEGDSLAYTWTVTPQQGVSFAEGDTNSKSPKLLFSEPGDYDVRLAVSNGCHHDDDSVFRIKAFAIPRVRIGDIADQCEPFHFIGRERVEVDQRNDKIQQVHWTITANQGYASEGYTLVNGTDLKSYYPDIDFKTCDYTVVAAYKNRCKTPGQAVFQVKVDKFIPVIPLPDDTICELAEARILRAQPEGGWWTLKDPAIPEAAEVLYTERGNSYFYPGFDPYAQKDIGLVYHYRNGACIARDTMNMRIWPLPYVEAGDSLKMCLNNPPVTLVGRDSAAGQVWQPNRGDWKSGQDVLAGHLFTPTVPGDFQLLYYYTDNHGCMNRDSAVMRVHPLPSTDFTVAPQSCIHTDVLFTPAQSDGNTFEWIFGDDTPHGISDNEILHSYDMYGYRDVICMAQSVYGCRDTSEATRIEIINLPPPPFFDVDTLQGCAPFEGLFTVDPDTYKSDHNYLTFHWDYGDGTKTDTLMPIVPKPYPAGSWDTTFVARMTVSNVCDTVSYDTTITVFSAPKVSFALMHEWECSPVFLELQNTTTGNNCVFNWTFTNSRTGEVAGETDIRNPEHEFTTDEAATSYFITLRAENRCDVDEYTDTLLVKPRQISAHFTPLDNPYACVNQEILFRNNSTDTVSTILNTYWNFGDGSRDTVWSPRHKYDKQGTYLVKLKIDNGCGWDTISSPVIIYPLPHLEIKSEDYLCEADTFTFVVNSDQELKQVTWKLGDGQTGNKDSLRYVYEGYGTFPVTVIGVSAEINQCTDSVMKEVVVYNKPILTIEPVDTIQCSPYLYQPEITGEAYLMWDYGDRSGLTSAREHWYVNESDTVQRFRVMIYAETDKGCKSEYLRGVVVPNKPRALLDKKVEKGNPQKVTFINLSEECSDCIWNLPDKGTFHAFGDQTVEFGEQGMYRAELVVENVYGCRDTAIMEHRVLIKGLYFPNTFIPHSQNPKINRFNGIGMGLARYRLQIFDQYGNKIWETRALENGRPSEGWDGCNLKGERMPQGMYIWRAEAIFGDAEVWTGDNNESGVPETTQGTVLLLRE
- a CDS encoding PorP/SprF family type IX secretion system membrane protein, whose amino-acid sequence is MTFLLLVVSVRLQAQDTKVSHPFMWKSFNNPAYSGFDGLAGVNIGMQRSYWSKPLDFRSYFVSADYAFQEKRTFGLGGLSLFYQRDQESSVMYVTQLFAAALSARVKLSRSTVLQVGLQPSLYCKSVDPSKLTLGDQFDPFYGQILDISPELMSFYADKVTIFDMAAGIYGQTDFNVAWHGVASLEYGFSVYHIIESTQSFLSEHGSASSEENLLNRRYSGYVSYAHPFALGNQINTVLSPYVMIDVQSVMRNLQFGVCWEEERFGLIGLGVRGDQFEGLQVGTLLVHLGVNIPGGRDSGWKIGYTCEVPTHQGTMYQNTSHSLSLHWYYRIVPKRCIQRFDNSPNNSKRARMKRKNKAFHF
- a CDS encoding sensor histidine kinase; amino-acid sequence: MPEITLEEYELMNRILSDTRTGWWKADYRLQTYFFSKQIMELTGLPSDRLSFADFLNRIRTDFRFRIGEEIATLEQPYVYDMTFPILCPKGEIWIHIKKLHQEKNAHGDSIITGSIQIVDSPETTKSEQAAALRINNLLYQLNNISYTLLSFLQNNNTSEIINKILQDILQVFKAGRAYIIEYDSEIKTQTCTFEVVDNNIEKEQTLITDLATTDNVWWTEQIMSGHSIVLSTLDDLPEEAASEKEFLALQSIKSLIVVPLVSPQGAWGYVGIDVVEDFHQWSDEDCQWFTSLVNIINIYIELQKSRQEAQTERDYLQNLYKHMPLGYLRARILYDQQQNPVDLLFTDANLAAKKITGKSNFNGLRASSLGLDFSSNLLQLTTLSPNKDYLDDTHFVSRINKYFHFISYMTRPDEVIYLFSDITETFNTHQALDRSEKILRNIYDNLPAGIELYDKNGFLIDLNTKDMEIFGIANKETVLGVNLFENPNLPLHIIEALRRKEAITFRIKYPLSTIKNYYSSKKNGLLEIYTTATELYDSQGNLINYLLINIDNTEITQVYSQLAEFESSFSMVSKFGKIGYCRFDIWTRTGYGIPQWYYNLGEEATTPLSEIIGVYKHVHPEDRDYILKSIQQMKAGVIESFFKDLRITTAEGNKWTRINVIRNTMNDDPQKLDMICVNYDVTELKETEQRLIEAKERAEESDRLKSAFLANMSHEIRTPLNAIVGFSDLLAESDDREERFGYLKIVQENNELLLQLISDILDLSKIEAGTFKFINDRVNVYQLCNEIVRSYSIKIKNHQVKLIFDEQSPVYYITSDKNRVIQVLSNFINNALKFTSQGTITLGYELLPNHELKLYVCDTGQGIAEEKQKVIFDRFVKLNTFVQGTGLGLSICKSLVKQMGGQIGVNSKEGEGSCFWFTHPISLTQTEKKRNNPEN
- a CDS encoding ROK family protein, with protein sequence MTLDAGGTNFVFGAIRGNQDVIKPISLPSNSHDLGQCLETLERGFREVINALDEKPVAISFAFPGPADYPNGIIGGYLPNFPSFRDGVALGPFLEDKFGIPVFINNDADLFAYGEALAGALPEINSKLERLNSAKRYKNLLGYTWGTGFGFGFTVNGQMHIGDNSCVETFCLRNKKYPDVICEDGVAIHALKREYAKNSGDTDHNLEPKDMFDIAEGTREGNREAVLKTFEDYGEIAGDAMATAATLIDGLIVIGGGITAARKYIMPALLKEMRGQLQRMNGETISRLQFKVYDLDDFNEFVEFAKGGSRELKIYGTDKSVVYDPMKRIGITISKLGASRAISLGAYAFALQQIDRQE
- a CDS encoding DUF2721 domain-containing protein, encoding MEELTLTTPSILFSAISLIMLAYTNRFLAYASVIRSLKTEHEQNPTPMAQRQIDNLRKRLYMARSMQIFGVSSLLLCVVCTLFIYVGWQLVAVYTFGVALLLLVISLAISIRELLISVKALEYRLDNVKIKKEGEESC